One window of the Amycolatopsis mediterranei genome contains the following:
- a CDS encoding DUF4383 domain-containing protein, whose protein sequence is MTATEPEARAPRRGPAPVQGMGMLIGLLFLVLAALELMAGVPAGGGPRVLFGVLAVSGVWTLVHLLTGATAVFCTRSSRWAARFLLVAGACYAVVGLAGLLPLPHAITDALPMNTASVCFDLALGTAMLILGAGWLRRGPARRR, encoded by the coding sequence ATGACGGCCACTGAACCCGAGGCCCGGGCGCCCCGGCGGGGTCCCGCCCCCGTGCAGGGCATGGGCATGCTGATCGGCCTGCTGTTCCTCGTCCTCGCCGCGCTGGAGCTGATGGCCGGGGTGCCGGCCGGCGGCGGCCCGCGCGTGCTGTTCGGGGTGCTCGCCGTCTCCGGGGTGTGGACGCTGGTGCACCTGCTGACCGGCGCGACCGCGGTGTTCTGCACCCGCTCCTCGCGCTGGGCCGCCCGGTTCCTCCTGGTCGCCGGCGCCTGCTACGCGGTGGTGGGGCTCGCCGGGCTGCTCCCGCTGCCGCACGCGATCACCGACGCGCTGCCGATGAACACCGCGAGCGTCTGCTTCGACCTGGCGCTCGGCACGGCGATGCTCATCCTGGGAGCGGGCTGGCTCCGGCGCGGGCCGGCACGGCGGCGCTGA
- a CDS encoding glycosyltransferase 87 family protein, whose translation MTGGGAGVRARLGNKYVLLGAQLLVLAAVLVSYNGGRWRFPAYRVDLDVYRLGSAALLHGQALYGTLPPTGDGQFLLFTYPPFAAIVLAPLALLPYWAACLALTLLTLGVLAVVLVTVLRALGARCDWPRVAALLLAAEVLEPVLRTLYAGQIDLLLLALVVLDVLVDTPRWPRGLLIGIAAAVKLTPAVFLLYFLLRRDRRAAVTAIVTFVAATALGFLLAGADSVRYWTGALWDTGRVGEPTYAGDQSLLGLLARAGVPPQARTAWWLPLVAVVLVLTALGVRRALAARETTVALGLNAIGGLLVSPISWTHHWVWAAVVLLGWAELARRTRRRGFAVLAGAGAVLFVAGPQWWWPHGGEVERQWNFLQQLTGNGYVLFGLTVLLTAVLVRFPERTGPVSAAVPARAGASPLPG comes from the coding sequence GTGACCGGAGGGGGCGCAGGGGTGCGGGCGAGGCTGGGGAACAAGTACGTGCTGCTCGGGGCGCAGCTGCTGGTGCTGGCGGCGGTACTCGTGTCGTACAACGGCGGCCGGTGGCGGTTCCCGGCCTACCGGGTCGACCTCGACGTCTACCGGCTCGGCTCGGCGGCGCTGCTGCACGGCCAGGCGCTGTACGGCACGCTCCCGCCGACCGGCGACGGCCAGTTCCTGCTCTTCACCTACCCGCCGTTCGCGGCGATCGTGCTGGCCCCGCTGGCGCTCCTGCCGTACTGGGCCGCCTGCCTCGCGCTCACCCTGCTCACGCTCGGCGTGCTGGCGGTGGTCTTGGTGACGGTGCTGCGCGCGCTCGGCGCCAGGTGTGACTGGCCGCGGGTGGCGGCGCTGCTGCTGGCCGCCGAGGTGCTGGAGCCGGTGCTGCGCACGCTTTACGCCGGGCAGATCGACCTGCTGCTGCTCGCCCTGGTCGTGCTGGACGTCCTGGTGGACACCCCGCGGTGGCCGCGTGGCCTGCTGATCGGCATCGCCGCCGCGGTGAAGCTGACCCCGGCGGTGTTCCTGCTGTACTTCCTGCTCCGCCGCGACCGCCGGGCCGCGGTGACCGCCATCGTGACGTTCGTGGCCGCGACGGCGCTGGGCTTCCTGCTCGCCGGCGCGGACTCGGTGCGGTACTGGACGGGCGCGCTGTGGGACACCGGCCGCGTCGGCGAGCCGACCTACGCCGGTGACCAGTCGCTGCTCGGGCTGCTGGCCAGGGCCGGGGTGCCGCCGCAGGCGCGGACGGCGTGGTGGCTGCCGCTGGTGGCGGTGGTGCTCGTGCTGACGGCGCTGGGCGTGCGGCGCGCGCTGGCCGCGCGGGAGACGACCGTCGCGCTCGGCCTCAACGCGATCGGCGGGCTGCTGGTCTCGCCCATCTCCTGGACCCACCACTGGGTCTGGGCCGCGGTCGTCCTGCTCGGCTGGGCGGAACTCGCCCGCCGCACGCGGCGACGGGGGTTCGCGGTCCTGGCCGGGGCGGGCGCGGTGCTCTTCGTCGCGGGACCACAGTGGTGGTGGCCGCACGGCGGAGAGGTGGAGCGGCAGTGGAACTTCCTCCAGCAGCTCACCGGCAACGGCTATGTCCTTTTCGGACTCACGGTGCTGCTGACGGCGGTGCTGGTGCGGTTCCCGGAGCGAACCGGCCCGGTCAGCGCCGCCGTGCCGGCCCGCGCCGGAGCCAGCCCGCTCCCAGGATGA
- a CDS encoding cysteine desulfurase-like protein gives MTYDVQTIRAHFPALDGGAAHFDGPGGSQVPDVVGEAVAGTLCAAIANRGVVTAAERRASAVVAEARQAVADLLAADPAGVVFGRSMTQLTYDFSRTLAQKWGPGDEVVVTRLDHDANIRPWVQAAAAAGATVRWADFDPATGELAPIGGLLSERTRLVAVTAASNLLGTRPDLPAIAAEVHDAGALLYVDGVHLTPHAAVDVTALGADFYACSPYKFLGPHLGVVAAAPALLETLHPDKLLPSANAVPERFELGTLPYELLAGTTAAIGFLAGLAPGTGSRRARLRASMASLESHENALLARLDDGLAALPGVTRYGAPGRHRTPTVLFSVEGVASQAVYEHLGAQGVNAPAGSFYAIECSRRLGLGDTGAVRAGIAPYTTEDDVDRLLAGVESLPRG, from the coding sequence GTGACCTACGACGTTCAGACGATCCGAGCGCACTTCCCCGCCCTCGACGGCGGCGCCGCCCACTTCGACGGACCGGGCGGCTCGCAGGTCCCCGATGTCGTCGGCGAAGCGGTGGCCGGCACGCTGTGCGCGGCGATCGCCAACCGCGGCGTCGTCACCGCGGCCGAGCGCCGGGCGAGCGCGGTCGTCGCCGAAGCCCGTCAGGCCGTCGCCGACCTGCTCGCCGCCGACCCGGCCGGCGTCGTCTTCGGCCGCAGCATGACGCAGCTGACCTACGACTTCTCCCGGACGCTGGCCCAGAAGTGGGGTCCCGGCGACGAAGTCGTCGTGACCCGCCTCGACCACGACGCCAACATCCGCCCGTGGGTCCAGGCCGCGGCGGCGGCCGGCGCCACCGTGCGCTGGGCGGATTTCGACCCGGCCACGGGCGAACTCGCCCCGATCGGCGGCCTGCTGTCGGAGCGGACGCGGCTGGTGGCGGTGACGGCCGCGTCCAACCTGCTGGGCACCCGCCCGGACCTGCCGGCCATCGCGGCGGAGGTGCACGACGCGGGCGCGCTGCTCTACGTCGACGGAGTCCACCTGACCCCGCACGCGGCGGTCGACGTCACCGCGCTCGGAGCCGATTTCTACGCGTGCTCGCCGTACAAGTTCCTCGGGCCGCACCTCGGCGTGGTCGCTGCGGCGCCGGCCCTGCTCGAGACGCTGCACCCGGACAAGCTGCTGCCGTCGGCCAACGCGGTCCCGGAACGGTTCGAGCTCGGCACGTTGCCGTACGAGCTGCTGGCGGGCACGACCGCGGCGATCGGCTTCCTCGCCGGGCTCGCGCCGGGGACGGGCTCGCGCCGGGCGCGGCTAAGGGCGTCGATGGCGTCGCTGGAGTCGCACGAGAACGCGCTGCTGGCCCGGCTCGACGACGGTCTTGCTGCGTTGCCGGGAGTCACGCGGTACGGCGCGCCGGGGCGGCACCGGACTCCGACGGTGCTGTTCTCGGTGGAGGGAGTCGCTTCGCAGGCGGTGTACGAACACCTCGGGGCGCAGGGGGTGAACGCTCCGGCGGGGAGCTTCTACGCGATCGAGTGTTCGCGGCGTTTGGGGCTGGGCGACACGGGAGCGGTCCGGGCGGGGATCGCCCCGTACACGACGGAGGACGACGTGGATCGGCTGCTGGCCGGGGTGGAGTCGCTGCCGCGCGGGTGA
- the fusA gene encoding elongation factor G, with protein MRNRPLTTVRNLGILAHVDAGKTTVTERILHRTGATHKTGEVHDGTTVTDFDPQERDRGITIFAAAVSCTWNGHRLTLIDTPGHADFTAEVERSLRVLDGAVAVFDAVAGVEPQSEAVWRQADRHGVPRIAFVNKLDRAGADLDAAVASIRARLHPAPLVVQLPIGREDGFTRVVDLLRLRDEDVPDELVAEGRRRRRALEEAVAELHPVALDEFCATGTVSAETLEKALRELTLSGDGLVVLCGAAYRDRGIEPLLDAVVAYLPSPADVPPVRPDRPADPAAPLAALVFKVISTATGRLTYLRVYSGTLRKGDQVTDAGRTERIARVLRVQADRHSEVDSATAGDIVAVAGPKAARVGATLGAPGDPVLLEPPVTADPVVSVAVEPRRAGDGERLTAALARLAEEDPSLVVRVDPETGQTVLSGLGELHLEVAVEKLRRDRGLEVAVSRPSVAYRETVVSGVTGLVYRHVKQDGGAGQFAHVVLDVSPAPEGFEFASAVVGGRVPREYVRAVEAGCRDALAEGPLGGHPVTGLRVTLTDGATHPKDSSDLAFRTAGRLGLREALRSSVLRLLEPVAEVAVTVPPDVVGGVLGDLAARRGRVAGSAVRPGSAVVTATVPVAELFGYANRLQSRTQGRGTFTARPAGFAPVP; from the coding sequence GTGCGCAACCGACCCCTGACCACCGTCCGCAACCTGGGCATCCTCGCCCACGTCGACGCGGGCAAAACCACCGTCACCGAACGGATCCTGCACCGCACCGGCGCCACCCACAAGACCGGCGAGGTCCACGACGGCACCACCGTCACCGACTTCGACCCGCAGGAACGCGACCGCGGCATCACCATCTTCGCCGCGGCCGTCAGCTGCACGTGGAACGGCCACCGGCTCACCCTCATCGACACTCCCGGCCACGCCGACTTCACCGCCGAGGTCGAGCGGTCGCTGCGGGTGCTCGACGGCGCCGTCGCCGTGTTCGACGCCGTCGCCGGGGTCGAGCCGCAGAGCGAAGCCGTGTGGCGGCAGGCCGACCGGCACGGCGTGCCGCGGATCGCGTTCGTCAACAAGCTCGACCGCGCGGGCGCCGACCTCGACGCCGCCGTCGCTTCGATCCGGGCGCGGCTGCACCCGGCGCCGCTGGTCGTGCAGCTGCCGATCGGGCGCGAGGACGGCTTCACCCGTGTCGTCGACCTGCTGCGCCTGCGCGACGAAGACGTGCCGGACGAGCTCGTCGCCGAAGGCCGCCGCCGGCGCCGCGCGCTGGAGGAGGCGGTCGCCGAGCTGCACCCGGTGGCCCTCGACGAGTTCTGCGCCACCGGCACGGTCTCGGCGGAGACGCTGGAGAAGGCGCTGCGGGAGCTGACCCTCAGCGGCGACGGGCTCGTCGTGCTGTGCGGGGCGGCCTACCGCGACCGCGGGATCGAGCCGCTGCTCGACGCCGTCGTCGCGTACCTGCCGTCGCCGGCGGACGTCCCGCCGGTGCGGCCCGACCGGCCCGCCGACCCGGCGGCGCCGCTGGCCGCGCTGGTGTTCAAGGTCATCTCGACGGCGACGGGACGGCTCACGTACCTGCGGGTGTATTCGGGAACGCTGCGGAAGGGAGACCAGGTGACGGACGCGGGACGCACCGAGCGCATCGCCCGCGTCCTGCGCGTGCAGGCCGACCGGCATTCCGAAGTGGACAGTGCGACGGCCGGCGACATCGTCGCGGTGGCCGGGCCGAAGGCGGCGCGCGTCGGCGCCACCCTCGGCGCGCCCGGCGACCCGGTACTGCTGGAACCGCCGGTGACGGCGGACCCGGTGGTCTCGGTGGCCGTCGAACCCCGGCGGGCGGGCGACGGCGAGCGGCTGACGGCGGCCTTGGCGCGGCTGGCCGAGGAGGACCCGTCGCTGGTCGTGCGGGTCGATCCGGAGACCGGGCAGACGGTGCTGTCCGGGCTGGGTGAGCTGCACCTGGAGGTGGCGGTGGAGAAACTGCGCCGCGACCGTGGCCTGGAGGTCGCGGTAAGCCGTCCTTCGGTGGCGTACCGCGAGACGGTGGTCAGCGGCGTGACGGGGCTGGTGTACCGCCACGTCAAGCAGGACGGCGGGGCGGGCCAGTTCGCCCACGTCGTGCTGGACGTCTCGCCCGCGCCGGAAGGCTTCGAGTTCGCCTCGGCCGTCGTCGGCGGCCGGGTGCCGCGCGAGTACGTCCGCGCGGTCGAGGCCGGCTGCCGGGACGCGCTGGCCGAGGGGCCGCTGGGCGGCCACCCGGTGACCGGCCTGCGGGTGACGCTGACCGACGGGGCGACGCACCCGAAGGATTCCTCGGACCTGGCGTTCCGCACGGCGGGCCGGCTCGGGCTGCGCGAGGCGTTGCGCTCGTCGGTCCTGCGCCTGCTCGAGCCGGTGGCCGAGGTGGCGGTGACCGTCCCGCCCGACGTGGTCGGCGGCGTGCTCGGCGACCTGGCCGCCCGCCGGGGCCGGGTGGCCGGCTCGGCGGTCCGGCCGGGTTCGGCGGTGGTGACGGCCACGGTGCCGGTGGCGGAGCTGTTCGGCTACGCGAACCGGCTGCAGAGCCGCACGCAGGGCCGCGGCACGTTCACCGCCCGCCCGGCGGGGTTCGCGCCGGTGCCGTGA
- a CDS encoding PucR family transcriptional regulator, which yields MLVSVNLRPHAGLARVLDDLGGTLLDLVLGDGDPPGSIGGVAIHDPLDEPALPQNALVLGVGLADPDEVVRQLRTLARRDAAGLVLRAPVTVTAAITAAVEETGVALLSLARGASWTQLAAMLRSLLAEGDVGDARRETLAGLPSGDLFAVANAIAALIDAPVTIEDRRSRVLAFSGRQDEADPSRVETILGRQVPERFARMLAERGVFRELYRSDQPIYVDRPAGSPAGFMLPRVAVAVRAGEEILGSIWAAVSEPLTPDRAQALRDAARLVALHLLRVRAGADVERRLRADLLSTALEGGPAAREALSRLGLADQPVVVLALAVLETGAADAELAAGRQRLSDGLAMHLSAVHPRCAAALVGDTAYGLVPVTRDTDAEQRALRIAQDFLDRVGDRVRAVVGIGPVARSAAELPEARGSADRALRVLRSGSGAGRRVALLADVHVEALLLELQDLVAARGDRPTGAVARLLDYDAQHQAHLVETLRAWLDAFGDVIAASAAVHVHPNTFRYRLRRLAEVGGFDLTDPEARFAAMLQLRVVAPPPS from the coding sequence GTGCTCGTTTCCGTGAACCTGCGCCCGCACGCCGGCCTCGCCCGCGTTCTCGACGACCTGGGCGGCACGCTCCTGGACCTGGTGCTCGGCGACGGCGACCCCCCGGGCAGCATCGGCGGCGTCGCCATCCACGATCCGCTCGACGAGCCCGCGCTGCCGCAGAACGCCCTGGTGCTGGGCGTCGGCCTCGCCGACCCGGACGAGGTCGTGCGGCAGCTGCGGACGCTGGCCCGCCGCGACGCGGCCGGGCTCGTGCTGCGCGCCCCGGTCACGGTGACCGCCGCGATCACCGCCGCCGTCGAGGAGACCGGCGTCGCTCTGCTGAGCCTGGCCCGGGGCGCGTCCTGGACCCAGCTCGCCGCGATGCTGCGGTCGCTGCTGGCCGAGGGCGACGTCGGCGACGCCCGGCGGGAGACGCTGGCCGGGCTGCCGTCGGGCGACCTGTTCGCCGTGGCCAACGCGATCGCCGCGCTGATCGACGCGCCCGTCACGATCGAGGACCGGCGGTCGCGCGTGCTGGCGTTCTCCGGACGGCAGGACGAAGCCGACCCCTCGCGCGTCGAGACCATCCTGGGCCGGCAGGTACCCGAGCGGTTCGCCCGCATGCTGGCCGAGCGCGGCGTGTTCCGCGAGCTCTACCGCAGCGATCAGCCGATCTACGTCGACCGGCCGGCGGGCAGCCCGGCCGGGTTCATGCTCCCGCGCGTCGCCGTCGCGGTCCGGGCGGGCGAGGAGATCCTCGGCTCGATCTGGGCCGCGGTGAGCGAGCCGTTGACCCCCGACCGCGCGCAGGCGCTGCGTGACGCGGCCCGCCTGGTGGCCCTGCACCTGCTGCGCGTCCGCGCCGGCGCCGATGTCGAACGGCGGCTGCGCGCGGACCTGCTGAGCACGGCCCTCGAAGGCGGCCCCGCCGCGCGCGAGGCGCTGAGCCGGCTCGGCCTGGCCGACCAGCCGGTCGTCGTGCTGGCCCTCGCGGTGCTCGAAACCGGGGCCGCCGACGCCGAGCTCGCGGCCGGCCGCCAGCGCCTCAGCGACGGGCTGGCGATGCACCTGAGCGCGGTGCACCCGCGGTGCGCCGCGGCGCTCGTCGGCGACACGGCCTACGGGCTGGTGCCGGTGACCCGCGACACCGACGCCGAGCAGCGCGCCCTGCGGATCGCCCAGGACTTCCTGGACCGGGTCGGCGACCGCGTCCGCGCGGTGGTCGGCATCGGCCCGGTGGCGCGCAGCGCGGCCGAGCTGCCGGAAGCCCGCGGCAGCGCGGACCGGGCGTTGCGGGTGCTCCGGTCGGGCAGCGGCGCCGGCCGCCGGGTCGCCCTGCTGGCCGACGTGCACGTCGAGGCCCTGCTGCTGGAGCTGCAGGACCTGGTTGCCGCGCGCGGCGACCGCCCGACCGGCGCGGTCGCCCGCCTGCTCGACTACGACGCGCAGCACCAGGCCCACCTCGTGGAGACGCTGCGAGCCTGGCTGGACGCGTTCGGCGACGTCATCGCGGCGTCCGCGGCGGTCCACGTGCACCCGAACACCTTCCGCTACCGCCTGCGCCGCCTCGCCGAGGTCGGCGGCTTCGACCTGACGGACCCGGAAGCGAGGTTCGCCGCCATGCTCCAGCTCCGCGTGGTCGCCCCACCTCCTTCCTGA
- a CDS encoding discoidin domain-containing protein has protein sequence MAEENEVAALSRRHVLTAGTGLLAGFGLAAVLPGVASAAPAAPVAPESRKSDLALFRPVQVSSTAYAATPAEFAVDGLAQTGVRGSGWRAAGGDDQWIVVDLQAPCAIESVVLTFEARPGDPAFDAGASRSRTSGFEIQSSYATAFDLDVSGDGKAWRTVHHTDAGTGGVVTIPLAVTARWVRFTASRRSTTNPLGLNGFQVFGTSREARPAVRGWTSFPVRPNDDPPAPAVAADGTVPLESGWVLTMDDWAPSGDGQVLSASTVDTRGWLPATVPGTVLASLVEQGQLPDPVAGMNTLHVPEALSRHAWWYRRRFALPRDLDTAPGRHVWLEFDGVNHEAQIWLNGAEIATQTHPFGRGVHDVTAALRRTGEQVLAVKISPMPRPGSPGDKGADGSSWVDAGGTMFDNSPTYLAVSGWDWMPAVRDRASGLWDHVRLRSTGAAVLGDVRVDTKVPDGKTAEVTLTVPVRNAAATAQRVKVTAAFGPVNLASTVTIPAGQSTDVVFPKQRVENAKLWWPNGYGDPNRYDLTLTAAIGAATSDRRAVKIGLREIGYSYDLPIVIADGRATQTVELAPQNTRFVRMQGRKRATGWGFSLWTMSVIDSGNPGTDLAQGKPSASQSVADGNPPERAFDGDPNTRWTSAYSDDQWLQVDLGATTAFDRVVLTWETAYAATFEIQVSQDGDTWTTAASVDNSPKPLTFLVNGVKIFARGGSWGWDELLRRMPAERADAVVAMHRDMNFTLIRNWVGSSYRPELFDACDKYGILLWNEFWDGWSTDPANHDIFLAQAKDTVLRYRHHACATVWFGCNEGTPPPAIDNALRDLVHTHTDLLYQGNSAGGVITGDGPYYWQDPKRYFSGEATGGKYGFWSEIGLPTVSVVESMRNLVGAGDPGWPIGASWFLHDWSTGGNQSPQSYLAAIDARLAPSTSLAEFCRKAQFVNYESMRAIFEAWNAKLWNDATGVLLWMSHPAWHSTVWQTYDYDLDVNGSYYGARKGCEARHVQADLTTWQVRVVNHTPAALAGVTATARLYGLDGAALGQAKEQQLDVAPVAAAAAFTVPFADGLPDLHLLRLTLTDGRGTVLSENTYWRYRTDAAMRALNQLPGARLTTSLRPDGDAYTATVRNDGRTVAAMIRLSLRERNGTDRVLPTRYGDNYFWLLPGESRTIRVEPQRRVPNAKLLVEAYNVAAKLS, from the coding sequence ATGGCGGAGGAGAACGAGGTGGCCGCCCTGTCCCGTCGGCACGTCCTGACCGCGGGGACCGGGCTGCTGGCCGGGTTCGGGCTGGCGGCCGTCCTGCCCGGTGTCGCGTCGGCAGCACCGGCCGCACCGGTCGCGCCCGAGAGCCGCAAGAGCGACCTCGCCCTGTTCCGGCCGGTCCAGGTCTCCTCGACGGCCTACGCCGCCACCCCGGCCGAGTTCGCCGTCGACGGCCTCGCCCAGACCGGCGTCCGCGGCTCCGGCTGGCGCGCCGCCGGCGGCGACGACCAGTGGATCGTCGTCGACCTGCAGGCCCCGTGCGCCATCGAATCCGTGGTCCTCACCTTCGAGGCCCGGCCCGGCGACCCGGCTTTCGACGCCGGCGCTTCCCGCTCTCGCACCAGCGGGTTCGAGATCCAGTCCAGCTACGCGACGGCCTTCGACCTCGACGTCTCCGGCGACGGCAAGGCCTGGCGCACCGTGCACCACACCGACGCGGGCACCGGCGGGGTCGTCACGATCCCCCTGGCCGTCACCGCACGCTGGGTCCGCTTCACCGCGAGCCGCCGCTCGACGACGAACCCGCTGGGCCTCAACGGCTTCCAGGTCTTCGGCACCAGCCGCGAGGCCCGGCCCGCGGTCCGCGGCTGGACGAGCTTCCCGGTGCGCCCGAACGACGACCCGCCCGCGCCGGCCGTGGCGGCGGACGGCACCGTGCCGCTCGAATCCGGCTGGGTGCTCACCATGGACGACTGGGCACCCAGCGGCGACGGCCAGGTGCTCTCGGCTTCCACTGTGGACACCCGCGGCTGGCTCCCGGCGACCGTGCCCGGCACGGTGCTGGCCTCGCTCGTCGAGCAGGGACAACTGCCCGACCCGGTGGCCGGGATGAACACCCTGCACGTCCCGGAAGCGCTTTCGCGCCACGCCTGGTGGTACCGCCGCCGCTTCGCCCTGCCCCGTGACCTGGACACCGCCCCGGGTCGCCACGTCTGGCTGGAGTTCGACGGCGTCAACCACGAAGCGCAGATCTGGCTCAACGGCGCCGAAATCGCCACGCAGACTCACCCGTTCGGCCGCGGCGTCCACGACGTCACCGCCGCACTGCGCCGCACCGGCGAGCAGGTCCTGGCCGTGAAGATCTCGCCGATGCCGCGGCCCGGCAGCCCCGGCGACAAGGGGGCCGACGGCAGCTCGTGGGTCGACGCGGGCGGCACGATGTTCGACAACTCGCCCACCTACCTCGCCGTCTCCGGCTGGGACTGGATGCCCGCGGTGCGCGACCGCGCATCGGGCCTCTGGGACCACGTCCGCCTGCGCTCCACCGGCGCCGCCGTGCTCGGGGACGTCCGGGTCGACACGAAGGTGCCCGACGGCAAGACCGCCGAGGTCACGCTCACCGTCCCGGTGCGCAACGCCGCCGCGACCGCCCAGCGCGTCAAGGTCACCGCCGCCTTCGGTCCGGTGAACCTGGCGAGCACGGTGACGATCCCGGCCGGGCAGAGCACCGACGTCGTGTTCCCGAAGCAGCGGGTCGAGAACGCGAAGCTGTGGTGGCCCAACGGCTACGGCGACCCGAACCGCTACGACCTGACGCTGACCGCGGCGATCGGCGCCGCCACGAGCGACCGCCGGGCGGTCAAGATCGGCCTGCGCGAAATCGGCTACTCCTACGACCTGCCGATCGTCATCGCCGACGGCCGCGCCACCCAGACCGTCGAGCTCGCGCCGCAGAACACCCGGTTCGTCCGCATGCAGGGGCGCAAGCGCGCCACCGGCTGGGGCTTCTCGCTCTGGACCATGTCGGTGATCGACAGCGGGAACCCCGGCACCGACCTGGCACAGGGCAAACCGTCGGCCTCCCAGTCGGTGGCCGACGGCAACCCGCCCGAGCGCGCCTTCGACGGCGACCCGAACACGCGCTGGACGTCGGCCTACAGCGACGACCAGTGGCTGCAGGTCGACCTCGGCGCCACGACGGCGTTCGACCGTGTCGTGCTGACCTGGGAAACCGCCTACGCGGCGACGTTCGAGATCCAGGTGTCGCAGGACGGCGACACCTGGACCACCGCCGCTTCGGTCGACAACAGCCCGAAGCCGCTGACCTTCCTCGTCAACGGCGTCAAGATCTTCGCCCGCGGCGGCAGCTGGGGCTGGGACGAGCTGCTGCGCCGGATGCCGGCCGAGCGGGCCGACGCCGTCGTCGCGATGCACCGCGACATGAACTTCACGCTGATCCGCAACTGGGTCGGCTCGTCGTACCGGCCGGAGCTGTTCGACGCCTGCGACAAGTACGGCATCCTGCTGTGGAACGAGTTCTGGGACGGCTGGTCGACCGACCCGGCCAACCACGACATCTTCCTCGCGCAGGCGAAGGACACGGTGCTTCGCTACCGCCACCACGCGTGCGCGACCGTCTGGTTCGGCTGCAACGAGGGCACCCCGCCGCCGGCCATCGACAACGCGCTGCGGGACCTCGTCCACACGCACACCGACCTGCTCTACCAGGGCAATTCGGCGGGCGGCGTGATCACCGGCGACGGGCCCTACTACTGGCAGGACCCGAAGCGGTACTTCTCGGGCGAGGCGACCGGCGGGAAGTACGGGTTCTGGAGCGAGATCGGGCTGCCGACGGTGTCGGTCGTCGAAAGCATGCGCAACCTGGTCGGCGCCGGTGACCCCGGCTGGCCGATCGGCGCGTCGTGGTTCCTGCACGACTGGTCGACGGGCGGCAACCAGTCGCCGCAGAGCTACCTGGCGGCGATCGACGCCCGGCTGGCGCCGTCGACGAGCCTGGCCGAGTTCTGCCGCAAGGCACAGTTCGTCAACTACGAGAGCATGCGCGCGATCTTCGAGGCGTGGAACGCGAAACTGTGGAACGACGCCACCGGCGTGCTGCTGTGGATGTCGCACCCGGCGTGGCACAGCACGGTGTGGCAGACCTACGACTACGACCTCGACGTCAACGGCAGCTACTACGGCGCGCGCAAGGGCTGCGAGGCCCGGCACGTCCAAGCGGACCTCACGACGTGGCAGGTGCGGGTGGTCAACCACACCCCGGCGGCGCTGGCCGGCGTGACGGCCACCGCGCGGCTGTACGGCCTCGACGGCGCGGCGCTCGGCCAGGCCAAGGAGCAGCAGCTCGACGTGGCGCCGGTTGCGGCCGCGGCCGCGTTCACCGTCCCGTTCGCCGACGGCCTGCCGGACCTGCACCTGCTGCGGCTGACCCTGACCGACGGCCGGGGCACGGTGCTGTCCGAGAACACGTACTGGCGGTACCGCACGGACGCGGCGATGCGCGCGCTCAACCAGCTCCCGGGCGCGCGCTTGACCACGTCGCTGCGACCGGACGGCGACGCGTACACCGCGACGGTCCGCAACGACGGGCGGACGGTCGCGGCGATGATCCGGCTGTCGCTGCGCGAACGCAACGGCACCGACCGCGTGCTGCCGACCCGCTACGGCGACAACTACTTCTGGCTGCTGCCGGGGGAGAGCCGCACGATCCGCGTCGAGCCGCAGCGGCGGGTGCCGAACGCGAAACTGCTGGTGGAGGCGTACAACGTGGCCGCGAAGCTGAGCTAG
- a CDS encoding SRPBCC family protein: MVQVERTVRVATPIGAVAQYLADFAHTEDWDPGTISCTRTDPGPIVVGARWHNVSEFRGRKTELDYRLTRREPGKVTFVGENKTATSTDDFTLTSGPDGTTVRYRATIVFHGWAKLASPLLKREFERLGDEVVPKLRRVLDELG, from the coding sequence GTGGTCCAAGTCGAACGCACGGTCCGGGTGGCGACGCCGATCGGCGCGGTGGCGCAGTACCTGGCCGACTTCGCGCACACGGAGGACTGGGACCCGGGCACGATCTCGTGCACCCGCACCGACCCGGGGCCGATCGTGGTGGGTGCGCGGTGGCACAACGTTTCGGAGTTCCGCGGCCGGAAGACGGAGCTGGACTACCGCCTGACCCGCCGCGAACCGGGCAAGGTGACCTTCGTCGGCGAGAACAAGACCGCCACCTCGACCGACGACTTCACGCTCACGTCCGGCCCGGACGGCACGACGGTCCGGTACCGCGCGACGATCGTGTTCCACGGCTGGGCGAAGCTCGCGAGCCCGCTGCTGAAGCGCGAGTTCGAGCGGCTGGGCGACGAGGTGGTGCCGAAACTGCGCCGGGTGCTGGACGAGCTGGGCTGA